The uncultured Desulfovibrio sp. genome contains a region encoding:
- the pnp gene encoding polyribonucleotide nucleotidyltransferase → MYQDIFEPIRVTAMVGGKEVILETGRMANQAHGSVWIQCGGTVVLVTVCSQTLEFDKGFFPLTVEYSEKMYAAGRIPGSFFRREIGRPSERETLVSRLIDRPLRPLFPKKGLNEDVQVLASVISADQVNDSDVLALTGASAAVMLSPLPFDGPVAGGRIGRINGQFVLNPTFEQQEQSDLNIVFAASADALTMVEGEARFVPEEVIIDALEWGRQQIQPLVEAQLKLRELAGKPKMAFTPHADDPVLVARVKELALAAGLEEALRVPEKMARKDARKAVKEKVMENLKSDPAWAENDAALKSVGDMISDLEKKLVRARIVNEGTRIDGRDTKTVRPIQIQTGLLPRAHGSALFRRGETKSMVVTTLGSSTDEQRMDSLIGDVTKRFMLHYNFPPFSVGEVKPVRVSRREIGHGALAEKSLRPVLPADADFPFTLRVVSETLESNGSSSMAAVCGGSLSLMDAGVPISAPVAGVAMGLIKEGDKFIVLTDILGDEDALGDMDFKIAGTAEGVTGVQMDIKITGLTTEIMRAAMKQAHEGRHHILEEMAKAIGEPRKELSRFAPQHAEVFVNPDIIRLIIGPGGKNIKAITAATGASVDIEDTGRVSIFAPTAEALEKAREMVSYYDQRPDLGKNYLAKVRKIMEIGAIVEVLPNVEALVHVSQLDVNRVEQPGDVARLGEDMMVKVIEINGDRIRASRKAVLLEEQGHPWNPEETARPPRSDRGDRGDRNGRGDRGGRDRRDRGDRR, encoded by the coding sequence ATGTATCAAGATATTTTTGAACCCATCAGGGTTACAGCCATGGTCGGCGGCAAGGAAGTTATCCTTGAAACAGGCCGTATGGCCAATCAGGCCCACGGTTCTGTGTGGATTCAGTGCGGCGGCACCGTGGTGCTCGTCACCGTGTGCTCGCAGACGCTTGAATTCGACAAGGGCTTCTTCCCTCTTACCGTCGAATACTCCGAAAAAATGTACGCCGCTGGCCGCATCCCCGGCAGCTTCTTCCGCCGCGAAATCGGCCGTCCTTCCGAGCGCGAAACCCTGGTTTCCCGCCTGATCGACCGCCCGCTGCGCCCGCTCTTCCCCAAGAAGGGCCTGAACGAAGACGTGCAGGTTCTGGCCAGCGTCATCTCTGCCGATCAGGTGAACGACTCCGACGTGCTGGCGCTTACGGGCGCTTCCGCCGCGGTCATGCTTTCGCCCCTGCCCTTTGACGGCCCGGTGGCCGGTGGCCGCATTGGCCGCATCAATGGTCAGTTTGTGCTGAACCCCACCTTTGAGCAGCAGGAACAGAGCGACCTCAACATCGTGTTTGCCGCCTCTGCCGATGCGCTCACCATGGTGGAAGGCGAAGCCCGCTTTGTGCCCGAAGAAGTCATTATCGACGCTCTTGAATGGGGCCGTCAGCAGATTCAGCCTCTGGTTGAAGCCCAGCTCAAGCTGCGCGAACTGGCCGGCAAGCCCAAGATGGCCTTTACCCCCCACGCCGACGACCCGGTTCTGGTTGCCCGCGTGAAGGAACTGGCCCTCGCCGCTGGCCTGGAAGAAGCCCTGCGCGTGCCTGAAAAGATGGCCCGCAAGGACGCCCGCAAGGCCGTGAAAGAAAAGGTCATGGAAAACCTCAAGAGCGATCCGGCCTGGGCCGAAAACGACGCCGCGCTCAAGAGCGTGGGCGACATGATCTCTGACCTGGAAAAGAAGCTGGTGCGCGCCCGCATTGTCAACGAAGGCACGCGCATTGACGGCCGCGACACCAAGACCGTGCGCCCCATCCAGATCCAGACAGGCCTGCTGCCCCGCGCCCACGGCTCCGCCCTGTTCCGCCGCGGCGAAACCAAGTCCATGGTTGTGACCACCCTTGGTTCCTCCACCGATGAACAGCGCATGGATTCGCTCATCGGCGACGTGACCAAGCGCTTTATGCTGCACTACAACTTCCCGCCCTTCTCTGTGGGCGAGGTCAAGCCCGTGCGCGTTTCGCGCCGCGAAATCGGCCACGGCGCTCTGGCTGAAAAGTCCTTGCGCCCCGTGCTGCCCGCTGACGCTGATTTTCCCTTTACCCTGCGCGTTGTGTCCGAAACTCTCGAATCCAACGGCTCTTCCTCCATGGCTGCCGTGTGCGGCGGTTCGCTTTCGCTCATGGATGCGGGCGTGCCCATCAGCGCTCCTGTGGCCGGTGTGGCCATGGGCCTCATCAAGGAAGGCGACAAGTTCATCGTGCTCACCGATATTCTTGGTGACGAAGACGCCCTCGGCGACATGGACTTCAAGATCGCAGGTACCGCAGAAGGCGTGACCGGCGTGCAGATGGACATCAAGATCACCGGCCTCACCACCGAGATCATGCGCGCCGCCATGAAGCAGGCCCACGAAGGACGTCATCACATTCTGGAAGAAATGGCCAAGGCCATTGGCGAACCGCGCAAGGAACTTTCGCGCTTTGCTCCCCAGCATGCCGAAGTGTTCGTGAATCCGGACATCATCCGCCTCATCATTGGCCCCGGCGGCAAGAACATCAAGGCCATCACAGCTGCCACCGGCGCTTCTGTGGATATCGAAGACACTGGCCGCGTTTCCATCTTCGCCCCCACGGCTGAAGCCTTGGAAAAAGCCCGCGAAATGGTTTCGTACTATGACCAGCGCCCCGACCTCGGCAAGAACTATCTTGCCAAGGTGCGCAAAATCATGGAAATCGGCGCCATCGTGGAAGTGCTGCCCAATGTGGAAGCCCTTGTGCACGTGTCGCAGCTTGATGTTAACCGCGTGGAACAGCCCGGCGACGTTGCCCGCCTTGGCGAAGACATGATGGTCAAGGTCATTGAAATCAACGGCGACCGCATCCGCGCCAGCCGCAAGGCCGTGCTGCTTGAAGAGCAGGGCCACCCCTGGAATCCCGAAGAAACCGCCCGTCCGCCCCGTTCCGACAGGGGCGACCGTGGCGACAGAAATGGCCGTGGTGACCGTGGCGGGCGTGACCGCCGCGACCGTGGCGACAGACGTTAA
- the rpsO gene encoding 30S ribosomal protein S15, which yields MVMDASDKKTVIDAHAKHEGDTGSPEVQVALLTARIEDLTGHFKEHKKDFHSRTGLLKLVGRRRNILNYLKKKDVQRYRALIEKLGLRK from the coding sequence GTAATGGATGCCAGCGACAAGAAAACGGTTATTGATGCCCACGCCAAACACGAAGGCGACACCGGTTCCCCGGAAGTTCAGGTGGCTCTGCTCACCGCCCGTATTGAAGACCTCACCGGTCACTTCAAAGAACACAAGAAGGACTTCCACTCCCGCACCGGTCTGCTCAAGCTGGTTGGCCGTCGTCGCAACATTCTGAACTATCTGAAGAAGAAAGACGTTCAGCGTTACCGTGCTCTTATCGAAAAGCTCGGTCTGCGCAAGTAA